The Flavobacteriaceae bacterium 3519-10 genome includes a window with the following:
- a CDS encoding Tetratricopeptide repeat family protein, whose amino-acid sequence MKSHLKFLILFIFFSAISFAQNNKEVALKKGSEAIKLMDAGKIEESIILLQESQKLDPENFDYPYETAYANYLKKDYKTAIEILQKLDNYKNTNAQLYTLWGNSYDNLGNPKKAIEIYDNGIKKFPNKGLLYLEKGVVYEFEKDYNKAIENYQKGISLDPKYPSNYFRMANLYLNSDDKVPGLIYGEIFLNLERTTNRTKEMSKSLYDAYKNSIVFINGEWKELNLCKNLTLDLEQYDKTKKLPLCVIYGKWFIYGLLNSNVKEINLDSLSKIRQEFIKNYFEKDNKDYPNILFDYQKQMADNNIFDAYNHYIFQMGAPEEFGEWLKTNQTEYDKFVDWYIKNENIIKPTAKNYFHATN is encoded by the coding sequence ATGAAAAGCCATCTCAAATTTTTAATTTTATTTATCTTTTTTTCTGCGATTTCTTTTGCACAAAACAATAAAGAAGTTGCTTTGAAAAAAGGCAGCGAAGCAATTAAACTGATGGACGCAGGAAAAATAGAAGAAAGTATAATACTTCTTCAAGAAAGTCAAAAATTAGACCCAGAGAACTTTGATTATCCTTACGAAACTGCTTATGCAAACTATCTAAAAAAAGATTATAAAACAGCAATCGAAATTTTACAAAAATTAGATAACTATAAAAATACAAACGCGCAACTTTATACACTTTGGGGAAATTCTTATGACAATCTCGGAAATCCAAAAAAAGCAATAGAAATTTATGACAACGGTATTAAGAAATTTCCAAACAAAGGTTTGCTATATTTAGAAAAAGGTGTCGTTTATGAGTTCGAAAAAGATTACAATAAAGCAATTGAAAATTATCAAAAAGGAATTTCTTTAGACCCAAAATACCCATCGAATTATTTCAGAATGGCAAATCTCTATTTAAATTCGGATGACAAAGTTCCTGGTTTAATATACGGAGAAATCTTCCTTAATCTTGAAAGAACAACAAATCGTACAAAAGAAATGAGCAAAAGTCTTTATGATGCATATAAAAATTCGATTGTTTTTATAAATGGAGAATGGAAAGAACTGAATCTATGTAAAAACCTTACGTTAGATTTAGAGCAATATGATAAAACCAAAAAACTTCCTTTATGCGTGATTTACGGGAAATGGTTTATTTACGGATTATTAAATTCTAATGTGAAAGAAATTAACTTAGATTCACTCTCTAAAATTAGACAAGAATTTATTAAGAATTATTTTGAAAAAGATAATAAAGATTATCCAAATATTCTTTTTGACTATCAAAAACAAATGGCAGATAATAATATTTTCGACGCATATAATCATTACATTTTCCAAATGGGAGCGCCAGAAGAGTTTGGTGAATGGTTGAAAACCAATCAAACTGAATATGATAAGTTCGTAGATTGGTATATAAAAAATGAAAATATAATTAAGCCGACTGCAAAAAATTACTTTCATGCGACAAACTGA